In Anthonomus grandis grandis chromosome 6, icAntGran1.3, whole genome shotgun sequence, one DNA window encodes the following:
- the LOC126737430 gene encoding uncharacterized protein LOC126737430, with the protein MIYSKFSELLGPVSSYQVTSIRLLDVAVCFFVLELFLTGSGLLLDDFLPWKIWNELTITKISVTAVRLLLIELFGEQELKEYVPIQLTRSRSGYRLERDVETGCLTTKHHKRLLEKQREDKKLESTELASIHSPTSKAAPVTILNGEAQLEKILEEDMERCEMEVKALELRETISTTTTASVSPGTPSESRELIANGRQYSFNSRQY; encoded by the coding sequence AtgatttattcaaaattttctgagtTATTAGGTCCGGTCTCAAGTTACCAGGTCACTTCCATAAGACTTTTAGATGTCGCAGTATGTTTCTTCGTGCTCGAGTTGTTTCTTACCGGGTCTGGATTGTTGCTTGATGATTTCCTCCCATGGAAAATCTGGAACGAGTTGACTATCACAAAAATATCCGTTACCGCCGTGCGATTATTATTGATCGAATTGTTTGGGGAACAAGAGTTGAAAGAGTACGTGCCTATCCAACTGACCAGATCGAGGAGCGGCTACAGGTTGGAGCGAGACGTGGAAACTGGTTGTCTCACCACAAAACACCATAAAAGACTATTGGAGAAACAGAGAGAGGACAAGAAGCTCGAGAGTACCGAGTTAGCCTCAATACATTCTCCAACTTCTAAAGCAGCCCCTGTTACTATACTGAATGGTGAGGCACAACTGGAAAAGATCTTGGAGGAGGATATGGAGAGGTGCGAAATGGAGGTAAAGGCTCTAGAGTTGAGGGAGACGATTTCGACTACGACTACTGCCAGTGTGAGCCCGGGGACCCCGTCGGAGTCCAGGGAATTGATAGCCAATGGGAGACAGTACAGTTTTAACTCCAGACAGTACTAA